A stretch of the Arthrobacter stackebrandtii genome encodes the following:
- a CDS encoding sulfurtransferase codes for MSVLTSVAQLQERLAAGEHTVLLDVRWVLGDPHGREHYLAGHIPGAVFVDMNNELAAHGEPADGRHPLPSEPDFAATVRRWGINTGDTVVVYDDAGAAAAARAWWLLGHAGIPNVSLLDGGLGAWRAAHLPLAQGEETAEPGNAVVHFGARETIDGDGAAAWDGILLDARAGERYRGETEPVDPRAGHIPGAVSAPTSENLADGAFLPADALRERFAALGVGPGTPVAVYCGSGVTAAHQIAALEIAGFTAALYPGSWSAWSNQPGRPVATGAEPGGAGGGGGASGDGGGNGDRVGA; via the coding sequence ATGAGTGTCTTGACCAGTGTTGCCCAGTTGCAAGAGCGCCTCGCGGCGGGGGAGCACACCGTCCTGCTGGACGTCCGCTGGGTGCTGGGGGACCCGCACGGGCGCGAACACTACCTGGCCGGCCACATTCCCGGCGCCGTCTTTGTGGACATGAACAACGAGCTTGCCGCCCACGGGGAGCCCGCCGACGGCCGCCATCCGCTGCCGTCCGAGCCTGACTTTGCCGCGACCGTGCGCCGCTGGGGCATCAACACCGGGGACACAGTGGTGGTCTATGACGACGCCGGAGCTGCCGCGGCCGCCCGCGCCTGGTGGCTGCTGGGCCATGCCGGGATCCCCAATGTATCCCTGCTCGACGGCGGACTAGGAGCCTGGCGGGCCGCCCACCTTCCCCTCGCCCAAGGTGAGGAGACTGCGGAGCCGGGCAACGCCGTCGTACATTTTGGGGCGAGGGAAACCATTGACGGGGATGGGGCCGCCGCCTGGGACGGGATCCTGCTCGATGCCCGGGCGGGGGAGCGGTACCGGGGTGAGACGGAGCCTGTTGACCCGCGGGCCGGGCACATTCCGGGGGCCGTGAGCGCGCCGACCAGTGAGAATTTGGCGGACGGGGCGTTCCTGCCGGCGGACGCGCTGCGCGAGCGTTTTGCTGCTTTGGGCGTGGGGCCGGGTACACCGGTTGCGGTGTACTGCGGGTCCGGCGTGACGGCGGCGCACCAGATTGCGGCGCTGGAGATTGCCGGGTTCACGGCGGCGCTGTATCCGGGGTCGTGGTCCGCATGGTCCAACCAGCCTGGGCGGCCCGTGGCGACCGGTGCCGAGCCGGGCGGGGCTGGCGGAGGCGGCGGCGCTTCTGGCGACGGCGGCGGCAACGGCGATAGGGTTGGGGCATGA
- a CDS encoding metal ABC transporter permease, which yields MNWADFANAVFNFSNYAELLPLFRDTLLAGAILGVVGGLIGTFVMMRDLAFAVHGIAELSFAGAAFALLIGADVIFGSLVGSILAALLLGAMGVRAREKNSVIGVIMPFGLGLGILFLSLYEGRSANKFGLLTGQIVSVDSTQLSVLGGTALVVVAGLALIWRPLTFASVDPDIATARGVPVRTLSLAFMFLLGIAVALSIQVVGALLVLALLITPAAAALQVTAAPRMVVLLSVAFAMVATVGGIMLALGGSIPISPYVTTLSFAIYVVCRGIGAWRRRRGWAQRPALAA from the coding sequence ATGAACTGGGCCGACTTCGCCAACGCCGTCTTCAACTTTTCCAACTACGCCGAATTGCTGCCGCTGTTCCGCGACACGCTGCTGGCCGGGGCCATCCTGGGTGTTGTGGGCGGGCTGATCGGCACGTTCGTCATGATGCGCGACCTCGCCTTCGCCGTGCACGGCATCGCCGAGCTCTCCTTCGCAGGGGCCGCCTTTGCGCTGCTCATCGGCGCCGACGTCATCTTCGGCTCGCTCGTGGGCTCCATCCTGGCGGCGCTGCTGCTCGGCGCCATGGGGGTGCGGGCCCGGGAGAAAAACTCCGTCATTGGCGTCATCATGCCGTTTGGCCTGGGCTTGGGCATCCTGTTCCTCTCGCTCTATGAGGGGCGCTCCGCCAACAAGTTCGGGCTGCTAACGGGGCAGATCGTGTCCGTGGATTCCACGCAGCTTTCGGTGCTGGGCGGAACGGCGCTGGTGGTGGTCGCGGGGCTGGCACTGATCTGGCGGCCGCTGACCTTTGCCAGCGTCGACCCCGACATCGCCACGGCGCGCGGCGTCCCGGTGCGCACGCTGTCGCTCGCGTTCATGTTCCTGCTGGGCATTGCCGTGGCGCTGTCCATCCAGGTGGTGGGTGCGCTGCTGGTGCTGGCCCTGCTGATTACGCCCGCGGCCGCCGCCCTGCAGGTCACGGCCGCGCCCCGCATGGTGGTGCTGCTCAGCGTGGCGTTCGCCATGGTGGCCACCGTTGGCGGGATCATGCTGGCCCTGGGCGGCAGCATCCCGATCAGCCCCTACGTCACCACGCTGTCGTTCGCCATCTACGTGGTGTGCCGGGGCATCGGAGCGTGGCGCCGACGCCGCGGCTGGGCGCAGCGGCCCGCCCTGGCGGCGTAG
- a CDS encoding PLP-dependent cysteine synthase family protein, with product MNPAAQSPAAASTPAAGTQPANWSWTRKALATVQAENNRSADTHLHKVELPGHWGVDLYVKDESCHRTGSLKHRLARSLFLFALVNGWINEGTTVVEASSGSTAVSEAYFAQLLGLDFVAVMTRSTSPEKIALIEQFGGRCHLVGHADEVYSAAADIARESNGHYMDQFTYAERATDWRGNNNIAESIFSQISHETHPEPAWVVVGAGTGGTSATIGRYIRYHGHGTQLAVVDPEGSAFYPAWKNHDPATVTSNSSRIEGIGRPRVEPSFVPGVIDTMLVVPDAASVAAMVHFARLTGLHAGPSTGTNMWGVWQLVAQMVAAGEKGSIVTLMCDGGERYAGSYNNPQWLAAQGLDPAPHLETIEDFFATGTWNA from the coding sequence ATGAACCCCGCCGCACAGTCCCCAGCCGCCGCGAGCACACCTGCCGCCGGCACCCAGCCCGCCAACTGGTCCTGGACCCGCAAGGCGCTGGCCACGGTCCAGGCCGAGAACAACCGCTCCGCGGACACACACCTCCACAAGGTCGAACTGCCCGGGCACTGGGGCGTGGACCTCTATGTCAAGGACGAGTCCTGCCACCGCACCGGGAGCCTGAAGCACCGGCTGGCCCGCTCACTGTTCCTCTTCGCGCTGGTCAACGGCTGGATCAATGAGGGCACCACGGTGGTGGAGGCCAGCTCCGGCAGCACGGCCGTCTCCGAGGCCTACTTCGCGCAGCTCCTGGGCCTGGACTTCGTGGCCGTCATGACGCGCTCCACCAGCCCGGAGAAGATCGCCCTCATTGAGCAGTTCGGCGGCCGCTGCCACCTTGTGGGGCACGCCGACGAGGTCTACTCCGCAGCCGCCGACATTGCCCGGGAAAGCAACGGGCACTACATGGACCAGTTCACCTATGCCGAACGGGCCACGGACTGGCGCGGGAACAACAACATCGCGGAGTCCATCTTCAGCCAAATCTCGCACGAGACCCACCCCGAGCCGGCCTGGGTGGTGGTGGGCGCGGGAACCGGCGGCACCTCCGCCACGATCGGCCGCTACATCCGCTACCACGGCCACGGCACACAGCTGGCCGTGGTGGACCCCGAGGGTTCCGCGTTCTACCCCGCCTGGAAGAACCACGACCCCGCCACGGTCACCAGCAACTCCTCCCGGATCGAGGGCATTGGCCGCCCGCGCGTGGAGCCCAGCTTCGTGCCCGGTGTCATCGACACCATGCTGGTGGTGCCCGACGCCGCCTCCGTCGCCGCAATGGTCCACTTTGCACGATTGACGGGCCTGCACGCCGGGCCGTCCACCGGCACCAACATGTGGGGCGTGTGGCAGTTGGTGGCGCAGATGGTTGCCGCCGGTGAAAAGGGCAGCATTGTGACCTTGATGTGCGACGGCGGTGAACGTTACGCAGGCAGCTACAACAACCCGCAGTGGCTGGCTGCACAGGGCCTGGATCCCGCACCGCACCTGGAAACCATTGAGGACTTCTTCGCCACCGGCACCTGGAACGCCTGA
- a CDS encoding NAD(P)-dependent alcohol dehydrogenase has product MTTVKAYAAESATSGLRAGTIERREPGAHDVEIAIEFCGLCHSDVHTIRSEWGPAKYPLVPGHEIVGLVSRVGDSVEGFAVGERVGVGCMVDSCRECDSCLEGFEQYCEAGNIGTYNVEDRRNGGVVTQGGYSQSIVVDENYVLHIPEGMDPAATAPLLCAGVTTYSPLRYLDVQDGDKVGVIGLGGLGHMAVKIAKALGATVTVFTTSPGKTADAMGLGADNVVVSTDPEAMASAKGTLNAILDTVAAVHDLNPYLRTLARDGALIQLGLPSDEMPPVDPGLLIRKRLAYGGSVIGGIAETQEMLDFCAEHGIVSDIEMVSAADLDVAYDRMVAGDVKYRFVLDTSTL; this is encoded by the coding sequence ATGACCACCGTAAAGGCTTATGCCGCTGAATCTGCCACGTCCGGGCTGCGCGCCGGCACCATTGAACGCCGCGAACCCGGCGCCCACGACGTTGAAATCGCGATCGAATTTTGCGGACTGTGCCACTCCGATGTGCACACCATCCGCTCCGAATGGGGCCCGGCCAAGTACCCGCTGGTTCCGGGCCACGAAATCGTGGGCCTGGTGTCACGGGTGGGCGATTCCGTTGAGGGTTTCGCGGTGGGCGAGCGTGTCGGCGTCGGCTGCATGGTGGACTCCTGCCGGGAATGCGATTCCTGCCTGGAAGGCTTTGAGCAGTACTGCGAAGCCGGCAACATCGGCACCTACAACGTTGAGGACCGGCGCAACGGCGGGGTGGTGACACAGGGCGGCTACTCACAGTCGATCGTGGTGGATGAAAACTACGTGCTGCACATTCCCGAGGGCATGGACCCGGCTGCCACGGCGCCGCTGCTGTGCGCCGGTGTCACCACGTACTCGCCCCTGCGCTACTTGGACGTGCAGGACGGGGACAAGGTGGGCGTGATCGGCCTCGGCGGGCTGGGCCACATGGCCGTCAAGATCGCCAAGGCCCTCGGCGCCACCGTCACGGTGTTCACCACCTCGCCGGGCAAAACGGCCGACGCGATGGGGCTGGGCGCGGACAACGTTGTGGTCTCCACCGACCCCGAGGCCATGGCCTCCGCCAAGGGCACGTTGAATGCCATCCTCGACACCGTAGCCGCCGTCCACGACCTCAACCCGTACCTGCGCACCCTGGCGCGCGACGGAGCGTTGATCCAGCTGGGCCTGCCGTCGGACGAGATGCCGCCGGTGGATCCGGGGCTGCTGATCCGCAAGCGCCTGGCCTACGGCGGTTCGGTGATTGGCGGCATTGCGGAGACGCAGGAAATGCTGGACTTCTGCGCGGAGCACGGCATAGTTTCCGACATTGAAATGGTCTCCGCCGCGGATTTGGATGTTGCGTACGACCGCATGGTTGCCGGGGACGTCAAGTACCGCTTTGTACTGGACACCTCCACGCTTTAG
- a CDS encoding HIT family protein — MSTLFTKIINGDIPGRFIWKEEDCVSFLTIGPLTDGHVLVVPREEVDKWTDASPELVSKLMAVSQTIGQAQVAAFGAPRAGVIIAGFEVEHLHIHVFPAYGLDNFSFAAVNNNPDPDVMDASAEKLRVALRDAGHGEFVPES, encoded by the coding sequence TTGAGCACGTTGTTTACCAAAATCATCAATGGCGACATCCCCGGCCGGTTCATCTGGAAGGAGGAGGACTGCGTCTCCTTTCTGACCATCGGGCCCCTTACGGACGGGCACGTGCTGGTGGTGCCCCGCGAGGAAGTGGACAAGTGGACCGACGCCTCGCCTGAGCTGGTCTCGAAGTTGATGGCGGTTTCGCAGACCATCGGCCAGGCGCAGGTGGCTGCCTTTGGTGCCCCCCGCGCCGGGGTGATCATTGCCGGCTTCGAGGTTGAGCACCTGCACATCCATGTGTTCCCTGCCTACGGGCTGGACAACTTCAGCTTCGCTGCCGTGAACAACAACCCTGACCCGGACGTCATGGATGCCAGCGCCGAGAAACTGCGCGTTGCCCTGCGCGACGCCGGCCACGGGGAGTTCGTCCCCGAGTCCTAG
- a CDS encoding Fur family transcriptional regulator, translating to MSDAPVKEQRVTKQRLAISAALDTLDDFVSTQELHRLLHEQGTRVSLATTYRILASMSEEGLVDTLRNGEGEAVYRRCSATSHHHHLLCRNCGKTVEIEAPEVESWAATIARANGFTQVQHTVEIYGLCPECSAA from the coding sequence ATGTCGGATGCACCGGTGAAGGAGCAGCGCGTCACCAAGCAGCGCCTTGCCATCAGTGCCGCACTGGACACGCTGGACGACTTCGTCAGCACCCAGGAACTCCACCGCCTGCTGCATGAACAGGGCACCCGCGTCTCGCTGGCCACCACGTACCGGATCCTCGCCTCCATGTCGGAGGAGGGCCTGGTGGACACGCTGCGCAACGGCGAGGGCGAGGCCGTCTACCGGCGCTGCTCGGCCACCAGCCACCACCACCACCTCCTCTGCCGCAACTGCGGGAAGACCGTGGAGATCGAGGCGCCCGAGGTTGAGAGCTGGGCGGCCACCATCGCCAGGGCCAACGGTTTCACTCAGGTCCAGCACACGGTGGAAATCTACGGCCTGTGCCCGGAGTGCTCGGCCGCATAG
- a CDS encoding ABC transporter ATP-binding protein, with product MNAPPIISLKRATLKYGSRTLWQDLNLEVLPGEFLAVLGANGSGKTSFLKILLGQAPLSAGQVMLDGAPAGRGSRTIGYVPQQKGFPADTALRARDLVGLGVDGHKWGIRLRGKAYRQRVDELLEQVGAASYGKIPVGMLSGGEQQRLRIAQAIASRPKVLLCDEPLLSLDLNHQKEVSALVGRQAKGNGTAVVFVTHEINPILDHVDRVLYLAGGRFMLGTPSEVMRTEVLSELYGTRVEVLEMDGRLVVVGTPDAVFDGHAGEVAA from the coding sequence GTGAACGCCCCGCCCATCATCAGCCTCAAGCGCGCCACCCTCAAATATGGCAGCCGCACGCTCTGGCAGGACTTGAACCTTGAGGTCCTCCCCGGCGAATTCCTGGCCGTCCTCGGTGCCAACGGCAGCGGCAAGACGAGCTTCCTGAAGATCCTGCTGGGCCAGGCCCCCCTGAGCGCAGGGCAGGTGATGCTCGACGGCGCACCCGCCGGGCGCGGCAGCCGCACCATCGGCTATGTCCCCCAGCAAAAAGGATTTCCCGCGGACACCGCCCTGCGGGCCCGCGACCTCGTGGGCCTGGGCGTGGACGGGCACAAGTGGGGCATCCGGCTGCGCGGCAAGGCCTACCGGCAGCGCGTGGACGAGCTGCTGGAACAGGTTGGCGCCGCCAGCTACGGCAAGATTCCCGTGGGCATGCTCTCCGGCGGCGAGCAGCAAAGGCTGCGGATCGCCCAGGCCATCGCCTCCCGCCCCAAGGTGCTCCTGTGCGACGAGCCGTTGCTTTCCCTGGACCTGAACCACCAAAAGGAAGTCAGCGCACTGGTGGGCCGGCAGGCCAAAGGCAACGGGACCGCCGTCGTCTTTGTCACACATGAGATCAACCCGATCCTGGACCATGTGGACAGGGTGCTGTATCTGGCCGGCGGGCGTTTCATGCTGGGCACGCCGTCGGAGGTCATGCGGACCGAGGTGCTCTCTGAACTGTACGGGACGCGGGTGGAAGTGCTGGAGATGGACGGCCGGCTGGTGGTCGTCGGCACGCCTGACGCGGTCTTCGACGGGCACGCCGGGGAGGTTGCGGCATGA
- a CDS encoding lipase maturation factor family protein: MDWLRAATLPGGWLDTAWLGSANYDAARFILQRGIAAVFVIAFASSARQFPALLGERGLLPMPRRPASWPGPSPIRWPGPTLFRWHYSDRLLRAVAWAGAALAASVVLGLPQLGPPWLPMVAFLALWLGYMSIVNVGRVFYGFGWEILLLEAGFLAAFLGSNQSTTPVITIWLFRWLVFRLEFGAGMIKMRGDRVWRDLTALYYHHETQPMPNPLSWFFHHLPKPLHKAEVLGNHFAQLVVPFLLFVPQPVAAWAAAVVVVTQLWLVLSGNFAWLNALTLVLAFSAVGDEAVSGALRALGLGWMLPAAWAGPLPAPPAVPFPPGTWVPGAPDWFSAVVLAMGGLMLVLAWWPLRNLFSSRQLMNASFNRWRLGNAYGAFGSVTRVRREVVVEGWDGARWLEYGFHGKPGETGRMPRQFAPYHLRLDWMMWFLALGQPGMEWFLPFLDRLLAADPALLKLLRRDPFGGRAPELVRARVEIYRFTTWREWRATGTWWVRAPLGVLVAPRGLRNGPA; the protein is encoded by the coding sequence ATGGACTGGCTTCGCGCGGCCACACTACCGGGCGGCTGGCTGGACACTGCGTGGCTCGGCAGCGCCAACTACGACGCCGCCCGATTCATCCTGCAGCGCGGCATCGCGGCCGTGTTTGTCATCGCCTTTGCCTCCAGCGCCCGCCAGTTCCCTGCGCTGCTGGGGGAGCGCGGCCTGCTGCCCATGCCGCGCCGCCCCGCCAGCTGGCCCGGCCCCTCGCCCATCCGTTGGCCGGGCCCAACCCTCTTCCGCTGGCATTACTCCGACCGCCTGCTGCGCGCAGTGGCCTGGGCCGGTGCCGCCCTTGCCGCCTCCGTGGTGCTCGGGCTGCCCCAGTTGGGCCCGCCGTGGCTGCCCATGGTCGCTTTCCTGGCCCTGTGGCTGGGCTACATGTCGATCGTGAACGTGGGTCGGGTGTTCTACGGTTTCGGCTGGGAAATCCTGCTGCTGGAGGCCGGGTTCCTGGCCGCTTTCCTTGGCTCCAACCAAAGCACGACGCCGGTCATCACCATCTGGCTGTTCCGCTGGCTTGTGTTCCGGCTGGAGTTTGGCGCCGGCATGATCAAGATGCGCGGCGACCGCGTGTGGCGTGATTTGACAGCACTGTACTACCACCACGAAACCCAGCCCATGCCGAACCCGCTGAGCTGGTTCTTCCACCATTTGCCGAAGCCGCTGCACAAGGCGGAGGTGCTGGGAAACCACTTCGCCCAGCTGGTGGTGCCGTTCCTGTTGTTCGTGCCCCAGCCCGTGGCCGCCTGGGCCGCCGCGGTGGTGGTTGTGACGCAGCTGTGGCTGGTGCTGTCCGGCAACTTTGCCTGGCTGAACGCGCTGACGCTGGTGCTGGCGTTCAGTGCCGTGGGCGATGAAGCGGTGTCAGGTGCACTGCGGGCCCTGGGCCTGGGTTGGATGCTGCCCGCCGCGTGGGCCGGCCCGCTGCCGGCACCCCCGGCCGTCCCCTTCCCGCCCGGCACCTGGGTGCCGGGTGCTCCGGACTGGTTCTCCGCCGTCGTGCTGGCCATGGGCGGGCTCATGCTGGTGCTGGCGTGGTGGCCGCTGCGGAACCTGTTCTCGAGCCGGCAGCTCATGAACGCCAGCTTCAACCGGTGGCGGCTGGGCAATGCCTACGGCGCGTTTGGCTCGGTCACCCGGGTGCGGCGCGAGGTGGTGGTTGAGGGCTGGGACGGGGCGCGGTGGCTCGAGTACGGTTTTCACGGCAAGCCGGGGGAGACAGGGCGGATGCCGCGGCAGTTTGCGCCGTACCACCTGCGGCTGGACTGGATGATGTGGTTCTTGGCGCTGGGGCAGCCGGGCATGGAATGGTTCCTGCCGTTCCTGGACAGGCTGCTGGCAGCAGATCCGGCCTTGCTGAAGCTGCTGCGGCGGGACCCCTTTGGCGGGCGTGCGCCGGAGCTGGTGCGGGCGCGGGTGGAGATTTACCGCTTCACGACGTGGCGCGAATGGCGGGCCACAGGCACGTGGTGGGTGCGGGCGCCGCTGGGGGTGCTCGTGGCGCCGCGGGGGCTGCGGAACGGGCCGGCCTGA
- a CDS encoding MBL fold metallo-hydrolase, with protein sequence MLLTKFTHACVRLEQDGRVLVIDPGVFSETAAALDGAQAVLITHEHPDHIDAPPVLAALAADPLLVLHAPAGVAASLRSAAPDQAGQVHDAAPGERFTAAGFAVQCFGGQHALIHPTVPMVANVGYLIDDDVYHPGDSLVVPDGVGVGTLLVPVHAPWSKVSEVVDFVVSVRAPRAFPIHDALLNENGLGFTEGHISRIGGAHGVVFRHLDPGQSVEL encoded by the coding sequence ATGTTGCTGACAAAATTCACCCACGCCTGTGTCCGGCTCGAACAGGACGGGCGCGTGCTGGTCATTGACCCCGGGGTCTTCTCCGAAACGGCCGCCGCGCTGGACGGGGCGCAGGCCGTCCTCATAACGCACGAGCACCCCGACCACATCGACGCACCGCCCGTCCTGGCTGCGCTGGCCGCCGATCCGCTGCTGGTGCTGCATGCGCCGGCAGGGGTTGCCGCGTCCCTGCGCTCCGCCGCCCCGGACCAGGCCGGGCAGGTGCACGACGCCGCGCCGGGGGAGCGGTTCACGGCCGCCGGGTTCGCCGTGCAGTGCTTCGGCGGCCAGCACGCGCTCATCCACCCCACGGTCCCCATGGTGGCCAATGTCGGCTACCTGATTGACGACGACGTCTACCACCCGGGCGATTCGCTGGTCGTTCCCGACGGGGTCGGCGTGGGCACCCTGCTGGTCCCCGTCCATGCGCCCTGGTCCAAGGTTTCAGAGGTCGTGGACTTTGTGGTCTCCGTCCGTGCGCCGCGGGCCTTCCCCATCCACGACGCGCTGCTCAATGAAAATGGGCTGGGTTTCACCGAGGGGCACATCTCCCGGATCGGCGGGGCCCACGGGGTGGTGTTCCGGCACCTTGATCCGGGGCAGTCCGTGGAGTTGTAG
- a CDS encoding metal ABC transporter solute-binding protein, Zn/Mn family — protein MSQSRRSLLILGASLAATLTLAACGGGGTAAGSGQGGAVQDGAVPVVASTNVYGDIAKEIGGEHVSVHSIISKAGADPHGYEANAQDKLAVSKAVIGIENGGGYDDFFSQLSKGLLTDAEIVNVSSLSGLDTGADFNEHVWYSLPTMAKLADELAARFSAELPAEKASFTAQAESFKAKLDVLDTRLAALHKTPRTVAMTEPAPAYLLEQAGFSNTTPEEFTQAVENGSDAPASVVTALKEQLASGTVDLLAYNQQTESPQTEEVKAAAEAAGVPVADFSETLPPGSSYLDWMGANISSLEKAAALVKAGSR, from the coding sequence ATGTCACAATCCCGCCGTTCACTGCTCATTCTGGGCGCAAGCCTCGCCGCCACCCTGACCCTGGCGGCGTGCGGTGGCGGCGGGACTGCGGCAGGCTCCGGGCAGGGCGGTGCCGTGCAGGACGGCGCCGTCCCGGTCGTTGCCTCCACCAACGTCTATGGCGACATCGCCAAGGAAATCGGCGGAGAGCATGTCAGCGTCCACTCCATCATCAGCAAGGCCGGCGCCGACCCGCACGGCTACGAAGCCAACGCCCAGGACAAGCTGGCCGTGTCCAAGGCCGTGATCGGCATTGAAAACGGCGGCGGCTACGACGACTTCTTCAGCCAGCTGTCCAAGGGGCTGCTGACCGACGCGGAGATCGTGAACGTCAGCTCACTGTCGGGTCTTGACACTGGCGCGGACTTCAACGAACACGTCTGGTACTCCCTGCCCACCATGGCTAAGCTGGCCGACGAACTTGCCGCCCGCTTCAGCGCCGAACTGCCCGCAGAGAAGGCCTCCTTCACCGCCCAGGCTGAGTCGTTCAAGGCCAAGCTGGACGTCCTCGACACGCGCCTCGCAGCACTCCACAAGACCCCGCGCACCGTGGCCATGACCGAGCCCGCGCCCGCGTACCTGCTGGAGCAGGCCGGCTTCAGCAACACCACGCCGGAAGAGTTCACCCAGGCGGTGGAAAACGGCAGCGACGCCCCGGCCTCCGTGGTCACCGCACTCAAGGAGCAGCTGGCTTCCGGGACCGTGGACCTGCTCGCCTACAACCAGCAGACTGAGAGCCCGCAGACCGAGGAAGTCAAGGCTGCCGCCGAGGCAGCCGGGGTCCCCGTGGCCGACTTCTCTGAAACCCTTCCCCCGGGCTCAAGCTACCTCGACTGGATGGGCGCCAACATCTCGTCGCTGGAGAAGGCCGCCGCGCTGGTGAAGGCCGGCTCCCGGTGA